The window CCCTCTAATGATTTTTTTTGTTGTTCTTCATTGCCTAGAGAACTGAAAAATATTTTTGCGTGTCTTAGGTCATTAGACAGCTCAACATTGGTGATAGTTATAAAACCAATTCGGGGATCCTTTACCTGGTGTTCAATAATAGCCGCTATTTCTTTTTTCATTTGTTCAGCAACCCTGGTAGTTCTCACTGATACCATTTTTACACCCCCAGTACTATAATTCCCTCTTAATTTCTTCATATTTGTAAGCTTCAATAATATCTTGTTCTTTGATATCATTAAAGTTTTCCACCCCAATTCCACATTCATAGCCTTGAGCCACTTCTTTTACATCATCTTTAAACCTTTTTAGAGAATCAATTTTCCCTTCGTGGATTACTACACCATTTCTAATGATGCGTACAAGGGCAGAATTTATGAATTTTCCGTCTGTAACATAGGATCCTGCTATGACACCTGCCTTGGGTACTTTAAAGGTAGCCCTTACTTCGGCTCTTCCAAGAACAACCTCTTTTATTTCAGGATCCAACAGCCCTGACATTGCTTTTTTAATATCATCCAGGGCCTCGTAGATTATCCTGTAAGTTCTTATATCTACCTGCTTAATTTCTGCTGCCTTTCTAGAATTTACATCTGGCCTTACATTAAAGCCAATAATAATGGCCCCAGATGCTGATGCAAGCATAACATCAGTCTCTGTAATGGCACCTACTCCGCCATGAATAATGACTATTTTAACTTCTTCAGTACTAAGTTGATGTAGTGACTGCTGCATGGCCTCAACAGAACCTTGAACATCTGCCTTTACTATTACATTAAGTTCCTTAACCTCACCAGCTTCCATCTGCT of the Desulfitibacter alkalitolerans DSM 16504 genome contains:
- the rbfA gene encoding 30S ribosome-binding factor RbfA; translation: MVSVRTTRVAEQMKKEIAAIIEHQVKDPRIGFITITNVELSNDLRHAKIFFSSLGNEEQQKKSLEGLENAKGFIRKEIAQRIQLRYAPEILFRIDNSIEHGVKISQILSKIKSTEEAEKEQQNES